From one Dermacentor variabilis isolate Ectoservices chromosome 3, ASM5094787v1, whole genome shotgun sequence genomic stretch:
- the LOC142574527 gene encoding lactosylceramide 4-alpha-galactosyltransferase-like gives MEGAPLLGVEPPSRPMAFVTRQAAREVSFRRRLLSSANELRRFAARLTAAAVIVMATLYFTVGSRSYARNVKGARHKSRVLFLETGHAFDVTGRFSCAIESAARHHPGWTVNVLAAIDTPNSTDVWLDGPFKRMLGRFPNVVFDSVQVADMVRGTPLESWSVLDFRKGGADVSEHLSNALRLALLYKRGGVYLDKDTVVMRPLHEFDSCLSQTSLRKGDSVSNSFLFFKAGHSFLRDAMERIASDHDPGVKSSLGPPLLHDALLERCGVASVAPLAEAGRRCRGVLVVPWHVLSLVPWTAWTVLFVAEAAETNSSWWEACRDSHAMCLHGKLSARKKAQKDSPYWRAASENCPRSLEISLDVNGRF, from the exons ATGGAGGGCGCCCCTCTGCTGGGCGTGGAGCCCCCGTCCCGACCGATGGCTTTCGTCACACGTCAGGCGGCGCGCGAGGTCAGCTTCCGTCGACGCCTGCTGTCCAGCGCCAACGAGCTTCGACGCTTCGCGGCGAG acTCACCGCTGCAGCCGTCATAGTAATGGCTACTCTCTACTTCACCGTCGGCAGCAGATCATATGCAA GAAACGTCAAAGGCGCGCGCCACAAGTCGCGCGTGCTGTTTCTGGAGACCGGGCACGCGTTTGACGTCACCGGCCGCTTCTCGTGCGCCATCGAGTCCGCGGCGAGGCACCACCCCGGTTGGACCGTGAACGTGCTCGCCGCAATCGACACGCCGAACAGCACCGACGTCTGGCTGGACGGGCCTTTCAAGCGGATGCTGGGCCGGTTCCCCAACGTGGTCTTTGATAGCGTGCAG GTTGCTGATATGGTCCGCGGCACGCCGCTGGAGTCGTGGAGTGTCCTGGACTTTCGCAAGGGCGGCGCTGATGTCAGTGAGCACTTGTCAAACGCGCTGCGCTTGGCGCTTCTCTACAAACGAGGCGGCGTCTACCTCGACAAGGACACCGTGGTCATGCGGCCGCTGCACGAGTTCGACTCCTGCCTTTCCCAGACATCGCTG CGCAAGGGCGACTCGGTGAGCAACAGCTTCCTGTTCTTCAAGGCGGGTCACTCGTTCCTGCGCGACGCCATGGAGCGCATCGCCAGCGACCACGACCCGGGCGTCAAGTCGTCCCTGGGGCCGCCGCTGCTGCACGACGCGCTGCTCGAGCGATGCGGCGTCGCCAGCGTGGCGCCTCTGGCCGAGGCCGGTCGCCGATGCCGGGGCGTGCTCGTGGTGCCGTGGCACGTGCTCTCGCTGGTGCCGTGGACGGCCTGGACCGTGCTGTTCGTCGCCGAAGCCGCCGAGACGAACTCCTCCTGGTGGGAGGCGTGTCGGGACAGCCACGCCATGTGCCTACACGGCAAGCTGAGCGCCCGCAAGAAGGCCCAGAAGGACTCGCCTTACTGGCGCGCGGCGTCGGAGAACTGCCCGCGCTCGTTGGAAATCTCGCTCGACGTGAACGGGCGGTTCTGA
- the LOC142574529 gene encoding lactosylceramide 4-alpha-galactosyltransferase-like — translation MEGAPLLGVEPPSRPLAFVTRQAAREVSFRRRLLASTNELRHFAARLTAAAVIVMATLYFTVTSRSNEGNVKAARGTGNKSRVLFLETGHAFEVTGRFSCAIESAARHHPGWTVNVLAAVETPNSTDVWLDGPFRQMLGRFPNVVFDSVQVADMIRGTPLGSWSLPDPLKDGPGISEHLSNALRLALLYKRGGVYLDKDTVVMRPLHGFDACLSQTSLRKGDSVSNSFLFFKAGHSFLRDAMERIASDHHPDVRSSLGPPLLHDALLERCGVASVAPLAEAGRRCRGVLVLPWHVLMPVAYTAWPLLFAAESADTNSSWWEACRHSHAMCFYGKLSARKKAEKDSPYWRAASENCPRSLEISVDVAGRF, via the exons ATGGAGGGCGCCCCTCTGCTGGGCGTTGAGCCCCCGTCCCGACCGCTGGCTTTCGTCACACGCCAGGCGGCGCGCGAGGTGAGCTTCCGTCGACGCCTGCTGGCCAGCACCAACGAGCTTCGACACTTCGCGGCGAG ACTCACCGCTGCAGCAGTCATAGTCATGGCTACTCTCTACTTCACCGTCACCAGCAGATCGAATGAAG GAAATGTCAAAGCCGCGCGCGGGACTGGCAACAAGTCGCGCGTGCTGTTCCTGGAGACCGGGCACGCCTTTGAAGTCACCGGCCGCTTCTCGTGCGCCATCGAGTCCGCGGCGAGGCACCACCCCGGTTGGACCGTGAACGTGCTCGCCGCGGTCGAGACGCCGAACAGCACCGACGTCTGGCTGGACGGGCCTTTCAGGCAGATGCTGGGCCGGTTCCCCAACGTGGTCTTTGATAGCGTGCAG GTTGCTGATATGATCCGAGGCACGCCGCTTGGCTCGTGGAGTCTGCCGGACCCTCTCAAGGACGGGCCCGGCATCAGTGAGCACCTCTCAAACGCGCTGCGCCTGGCGCTTCTCTACAAGCGAGGCGGCGTCTATCTCGACAAGGACACCGTGGTCATGCGGCCGCTCCATGGGTTCGACGCCTGCCTATCCCAGACGTCGCTG CGCAAGGGCGACTCGGTGAGCAACAGCTTCCTGTTCTTCAAGGCGGGCCACTCGTTCCTGCGCGACGCCATGGAACGCATCGCCAGCGACCACCACCCGGACGTCAGGTCGTCCCTGGGGCCGCCGCTGCTGCACGACGCGCTGCTCGAGCGATGCGGCGTCGCCAGCGTGGCGCCTCTGGCCGAGGCCGGTCGCCGATGCCGGGGCGTGCTCGTGCTGCCGTGGCACGTGCTCATGCCGGTCGCGTACACGGCCTGGCCCTTGCTGTTCGCCGCCGAAAGCGCCGACACGAACTCATCGTGGTGGGAGGCGTGTCGGCACAGTCACGCCATGTGCTTCTACGGCAAGCTGAGCGCCCGCAAGAAGGCCGAGAAGGATTCGCCGTACTGGCGCGCGGCGTCCGAAAACTGCCCGCGGTCGCTGGAAATCTCGGTCGACGTGGCCGGACGGTTCTGA